In the genome of Sinobacterium caligoides, one region contains:
- the htpG gene encoding molecular chaperone HtpG has product MTEATKETLGFQTEAKQLLQLMIHSLYSNREIFLRELISNASDAADKLRFESLKNAALLEQDADIKIRIDHDAEANTITISDNGIGMNKDEVISNLGTIARSGTAEFISKLSGDESKDSQLIGQFGVGFYSAFIVADKVDVYTRRAGSPASEGVHWESTGEADFSIESCERAERGTSIVLHLKEDAKEFAEGFRIRNIVKKYSDHIALPVVMKSQPQPEYDDEGNAKETTAEPVDEVVNNATALWTRSRSEVSDEEYNEFYKLISHDFQEPLKWSHNKVEGKLEYSSLLYIPAKAPFDLYNRDADRGLKLYVQRTFIMDEAEQFLPMYLRFIKGVVDSNDLSLNVSREILQQDPAVDSMKSALTKRVLDMLSKMAKNDEEAYGKFWAEFGQVLKEGPAEDFNNREKVAKLFRFSSTVSEGSAQDQSLEAYVERMKEGQSKIYYVAAENLTTAKNSPHLEVFRKKGVEVLLLTDRVDEWLMGHLVDFDGKQFEDVGKGALDLGELDSEEDKKAAEELASNNKDLVERIQGAVGDKVEAVRVTSRLTDSPACLVVGEADMGAQMRRLLEQAGQAVPESKPIFEINPEHPLVTKLDVEQDEDRFAELANILFDQAQLAEGGSLEDPAAYVRRLNKLLLELSK; this is encoded by the coding sequence ATGACCGAAGCTACCAAAGAGACGTTAGGTTTTCAGACTGAAGCCAAGCAGTTACTGCAGTTGATGATTCACTCTCTCTATTCGAACCGAGAAATCTTCCTACGTGAGCTTATCTCTAACGCCTCTGATGCCGCCGATAAGCTGCGCTTCGAATCATTAAAGAATGCTGCACTTCTTGAGCAGGATGCAGATATCAAGATTCGTATTGATCATGATGCGGAAGCGAATACCATTACTATCAGCGATAATGGTATCGGCATGAATAAAGACGAGGTTATTTCTAACCTTGGTACCATCGCCCGCTCAGGTACCGCCGAGTTTATTAGCAAGCTCAGTGGTGATGAGAGTAAAGACTCCCAGCTGATTGGTCAGTTTGGTGTGGGCTTCTATTCAGCCTTTATCGTCGCTGACAAGGTCGATGTCTATACTCGCCGCGCAGGTAGTCCTGCTAGTGAAGGTGTACACTGGGAATCTACCGGTGAGGCGGATTTCAGTATTGAAAGTTGCGAGCGTGCTGAGCGTGGCACAAGCATCGTTCTGCACTTGAAGGAAGATGCGAAAGAGTTTGCGGAAGGTTTCCGCATCCGTAACATCGTCAAGAAGTACTCTGATCATATCGCTTTGCCCGTGGTGATGAAGTCACAGCCACAACCTGAGTATGATGATGAGGGTAATGCAAAAGAGACGACTGCAGAGCCTGTTGATGAGGTAGTTAATAATGCAACAGCATTATGGACACGTTCACGCAGTGAGGTTAGCGATGAGGAGTACAATGAGTTCTATAAGCTCATTAGCCATGACTTCCAAGAGCCTCTGAAGTGGAGCCACAACAAGGTTGAGGGTAAGTTGGAGTACAGCAGCTTGCTCTATATTCCAGCTAAAGCGCCTTTTGATCTGTATAACCGCGACGCCGATCGTGGCTTGAAGCTCTACGTACAGCGTACCTTTATCATGGACGAGGCGGAGCAGTTCCTACCAATGTACCTGCGTTTCATCAAAGGTGTGGTGGACTCTAACGACCTGTCGTTAAACGTTTCTCGCGAGATTCTACAGCAGGATCCAGCTGTCGATAGCATGAAGAGCGCCTTAACCAAGCGTGTTCTAGATATGTTGTCAAAAATGGCGAAGAATGACGAAGAGGCTTACGGCAAGTTTTGGGCTGAGTTCGGTCAGGTATTGAAAGAGGGGCCAGCGGAAGACTTCAATAATCGTGAGAAGGTTGCCAAGCTGTTCCGTTTCTCCTCCACCGTTAGCGAGGGTAGCGCACAAGATCAGAGCCTCGAAGCTTACGTTGAGCGTATGAAAGAGGGGCAGAGCAAGATTTATTATGTCGCAGCAGAAAACCTCACTACCGCCAAAAACAGCCCGCACCTTGAGGTCTTCCGTAAGAAAGGCGTTGAAGTGTTGCTATTGACCGATCGTGTCGATGAGTGGTTGATGGGTCATCTAGTCGATTTCGATGGCAAGCAGTTTGAAGATGTTGGTAAGGGTGCCCTTGATCTAGGTGAGCTTGATAGTGAAGAAGACAAGAAGGCTGCTGAAGAGCTTGCTAGCAATAACAAGGATCTCGTTGAGCGCATTCAAGGCGCTGTAGGCGATAAGGTTGAGGCGGTACGGGTAACGAGCCGCTTAACTGACTCACCGGCCTGTCTTGTTGTTGGTGAAGCAGATATGGGGGCGCAGATGCGACGCTTGTTAGAGCAAGCGGGTCAGGCGGTGCCAGAGAGCAAGCCAATCTTCGAGATTAACCCCGAGCATCCACTGGTGACCAAGCTTGATGTCGAGCAGGACGAAGATCGTTTTGCTGAACTGGCTAATATCTTGTTTGATCAGGCTCAGCTTGCTGAGGGTGGTAGTTTAGAAGATCCGGCGGCTTATGTGCGTCGACTGAATAAACTACTGCTTGAGCTGAGTAAGTAA
- a CDS encoding DMT family transporter produces the protein MNSPSNTTIRRAVTICLAAVSLGTLSAAASKHITPVAGAATIASVQYLVCLILTLPSIRHHGSNSLHTQRLPLHLLRGLSGALCFFIYYTSIEHIPLVEATLLRNSAPLCVPLVVLIMLNQRIARQRWIPLIIGFIGIAIVLRPSDGSLNLYHILGLGAALCYALSMVSTQMLSTTEPNHRILFYYFTISLACLLPFSIGHWREIPLFAWPWLIFIGAALYLSLRLYTYAYSLADAAILSPISYFSVVGAGIIGWAVWGHSPDPLSVIGILLVCTGGISVILIGHVKSKKIKGLPSNGGCTNE, from the coding sequence TTGAATTCCCCCTCAAACACAACCATTCGCCGCGCCGTAACAATCTGCCTGGCTGCAGTATCCCTCGGGACTCTAAGCGCCGCAGCCAGCAAACATATCACCCCTGTGGCTGGTGCCGCCACAATCGCCTCCGTTCAATACCTCGTCTGCCTCATACTGACCCTGCCATCTATTCGCCATCACGGCAGCAACAGCCTACACACCCAGCGCCTACCACTACACTTATTACGTGGCCTCAGTGGCGCGCTGTGTTTCTTTATCTATTACACCTCAATCGAGCATATCCCTCTCGTCGAGGCAACCTTACTACGTAACTCAGCCCCTTTATGCGTGCCTCTCGTGGTGCTAATCATGCTAAACCAGCGCATAGCCCGGCAGCGCTGGATCCCTTTGATCATTGGCTTTATCGGTATCGCCATCGTCCTGCGCCCCAGTGATGGCAGCCTGAACCTCTACCACATTCTCGGCCTAGGCGCCGCCCTATGCTATGCGCTTTCGATGGTTAGCACCCAAATGCTCTCGACCACGGAACCCAACCACCGCATACTATTCTACTACTTCACTATCTCTCTCGCCTGCCTGCTGCCCTTCAGCATCGGACATTGGCGTGAGATCCCACTCTTTGCATGGCCTTGGCTCATCTTCATTGGTGCAGCTCTCTATCTTAGCCTCCGCCTCTATACCTATGCCTATAGTCTTGCTGATGCAGCAATCCTTTCACCCATCAGCTATTTCTCGGTTGTTGGTGCCGGCATCATCGGTTGGGCCGTCTGGGGGCACAGCCCTGACCCACTCTCCGTTATCGGTATTCTTCTCGTCTGCACCGGCGGTATTAGCGTCATCCTCATCGGCCATGTAAAGAGTAAAAAAATAAAGGGGCTGCCCTCCAACGGTGGCTGCACTAACGAGTAA
- a CDS encoding FKBP-type peptidyl-prolyl cis-trans isomerase, translating into MATENKLTLSTDEQKVSYGLGRQFGDHLVKTQIKGLDLEAVIVGMEQAFHAEASVLSSEDLNAAFEAIQAKLQVIANEKADRAASEGGEFLLKNAKRNGVKVLDSGLQYEIIVKGKGAQPALTSTVRTHYHGTLIDGTVFDSSVERNQPAEFPVDGVIAGWTEALQMMPVGSKWRLYIPSNLAYGERGAGASIPPGAALIFDVELLDIL; encoded by the coding sequence ATGGCAACCGAGAACAAACTAACACTAAGCACAGACGAACAAAAAGTTAGCTATGGTTTAGGGCGCCAATTTGGTGATCATCTGGTAAAAACTCAGATTAAGGGCCTTGATCTCGAGGCAGTGATTGTCGGCATGGAACAAGCTTTTCATGCTGAAGCGAGCGTCTTGTCGAGTGAGGATCTGAACGCCGCATTTGAAGCTATTCAGGCTAAGTTACAGGTCATTGCCAATGAAAAGGCTGATCGCGCTGCGAGTGAGGGCGGTGAGTTTTTGCTGAAGAATGCTAAACGCAATGGCGTTAAGGTGCTCGACAGCGGCCTACAATATGAAATTATCGTGAAAGGTAAAGGCGCTCAGCCAGCACTCACATCGACCGTTCGTACGCACTACCACGGCACTCTCATCGATGGTACTGTCTTTGATAGCTCAGTGGAGCGAAATCAGCCCGCTGAATTCCCTGTTGATGGCGTGATAGCGGGTTGGACGGAAGCGTTACAGATGATGCCGGTTGGCTCTAAATGGCGTCTTTATATACCGAGTAATCTAGCTTATGGCGAGCGCGGCGCCGGCGCCTCTATTCCCCCGGGTGCCGCTTTAATCTTTGATGTGGAGCTGCTTGATATTCTGTAG
- a CDS encoding MerR family transcriptional regulator, which translates to MGQFYSIGELARLSGCKVATIRYYETQELMTAPLRTEGNQRRYNSQQRQRLQFIVHSRALGFSLASIRELLQLTEASQDEPHCAEKLVQRQLQDVNEKLRRLTHLQEQLLKMSQQCAAEGEGECAALQLLYDHELCDGEHD; encoded by the coding sequence ATGGGGCAATTTTATTCTATCGGCGAATTGGCGCGGCTAAGTGGCTGTAAAGTAGCGACAATTCGTTATTATGAAACGCAGGAACTGATGACGGCGCCGCTGCGGACGGAAGGCAATCAAAGACGCTATAACTCACAGCAGCGGCAGCGACTGCAATTTATCGTGCATAGTCGTGCCCTAGGGTTTTCGCTAGCCTCGATTCGGGAGCTGTTGCAGTTAACCGAGGCGTCGCAAGATGAGCCGCACTGTGCTGAAAAGCTGGTACAGAGGCAGCTACAAGATGTTAATGAGAAGTTACGGCGACTGACTCACCTACAGGAGCAACTGCTAAAGATGTCACAGCAGTGTGCGGCTGAGGGTGAGGGGGAGTGTGCGGCGTTGCAGTTGCTCTACGATCATGAGCTTTGTGATGGTGAGCATGATTAA
- a CDS encoding cation transporter gives MAGCCNHDTKFDGLSPQYKRALWWVIAINGIMFFIEIFAGISANSQALQADALDFLADTATYAISLLVIGKSLQLRSNAALFKGFSLSLIGCWVLLSTLYRVFVTNSPTALTMGSIGFLALAANLASLVILMKYRDGDANVRSVWLCSRNDAIGNVAVIVAAAMVWGSQSAWPDLIVAAIMASLFLSSSWQIIRQALAEKRTTTEHAEHLT, from the coding sequence ATGGCCGGTTGCTGTAACCACGACACCAAATTCGACGGTCTCTCTCCACAATACAAACGTGCATTGTGGTGGGTCATCGCCATCAACGGCATTATGTTTTTCATTGAGATCTTTGCCGGCATCAGCGCCAACAGTCAAGCCTTACAGGCCGACGCGCTCGATTTTCTCGCCGACACTGCAACTTACGCGATCAGCTTGCTCGTTATCGGCAAATCGTTGCAACTACGCTCTAACGCCGCCTTATTCAAAGGCTTTAGCCTGAGTCTAATCGGTTGTTGGGTACTACTCTCGACACTCTACCGTGTCTTCGTCACCAATAGCCCCACCGCCCTTACCATGGGCAGCATCGGCTTTCTCGCCCTCGCCGCCAACCTCGCCAGCCTAGTAATTTTAATGAAGTATCGCGATGGTGACGCCAACGTCCGCTCGGTATGGTTATGCAGCCGCAACGACGCCATTGGCAACGTTGCCGTGATCGTCGCCGCCGCCATGGTTTGGGGCAGCCAGAGCGCCTGGCCAGACCTTATTGTTGCAGCAATCATGGCCAGTCTATTCCTCAGCTCTTCGTGGCAAATTATTCGCCAAGCCTTAGCTGAGAAGCGCACCACCACCGAGCACGCTGAACACCTCACCTAG
- a CDS encoding GNAT family N-acetyltransferase — MFSREVDRAQQAQQQQLIDIFSEGFSDDPMFNWMSPKPCLAGYVFELLTESYMDLNLSFIQREGAGATLWQGPGQQVGDPIDLSALWRGFRLYGFRALWRVLRVGRAMEKHHPKEPHYYLFAIATQISARGQGVGSLLLAHTLRKADEQGVGAYLENSKQDNLAFYRGHGFEVIRELVPVPGAPTLYLMWREPQPV; from the coding sequence ATGTTTTCAAGGGAGGTTGATCGGGCGCAGCAGGCGCAGCAGCAACAGTTGATCGATATCTTTAGTGAGGGGTTTAGCGACGATCCCATGTTTAACTGGATGTCCCCTAAGCCTTGCTTAGCGGGCTATGTTTTCGAGCTGTTGACTGAAAGCTATATGGATTTGAACTTGAGCTTTATACAGCGTGAAGGTGCTGGTGCGACATTGTGGCAGGGGCCGGGGCAGCAAGTGGGTGATCCGATTGACCTATCAGCGCTCTGGCGTGGTTTCCGCCTCTATGGGTTTAGAGCCCTGTGGCGTGTGTTGCGTGTAGGTCGGGCGATGGAGAAGCATCACCCGAAAGAGCCCCATTACTATCTCTTTGCGATTGCCACTCAGATCTCGGCACGCGGTCAGGGGGTGGGGTCGCTGTTGCTGGCTCATACTTTGCGCAAGGCTGATGAACAGGGGGTCGGAGCCTATCTGGAAAACTCGAAGCAGGACAATCTTGCTTTTTACCGTGGACACGGTTTTGAGGTGATCAGAGAGTTGGTGCCCGTGCCTGGGGCGCCAACACTCTATTTGATGTGGCGTGAGCCGCAGCCCGTATAG
- a CDS encoding TonB-dependent receptor, with the protein MKSLLQLGMDMINNNKICLKKSLLAAAVSLAGSTIAGMTMADSLVLEEVIVVGEKRAQSIQDVAGSISAISSSALDELAITDFSQIQEVATGLTMDKADSRKQAIAMRGISVDSNSTGSAPIDVYWNDMAVRTNVAFQALYDIEQVEILKGPQGTLQGNTSPGGAIHLYSKKPEIGATDGRLLQSFSDNGGSNSQFALNLPISSDKLAIRVAGVYDDNEGQEIKNIKNGQKEGHRSSAGRIGVKFQPTDSFDATLTYDYLRSEHEQPEAVFGQLGEGVLPSAAAQAQYLGGKLQALDPSMPGYATMLQNLGLGLVAAQGVLNPAYDRGQYDKEDRIALGDTKVVTSALNRLTTLEMNYEAVGHIFTSVSGKQDNVQDDIRDDSVLGSPPGAPTVANNNNSTYDTKTQEFRVANAEGQFWDYIAGFYYENLKSYTYYDGYYSGVKASSTQIPIETTVKAIFTHNTLHLSDSTALEIGLRYQELERNQRADVYVAPFDLSSAPYLSLLDEQYVNKESDALTGTLRLSQHLSESVMVYGAYNRAYRPGGITITPDQLNDDALLFDEETSDTIELGVKTMLMGGRLQLNGSAYYQVFDGFQAYNESVVYVTGQGAIDNVKGGVSHNGDATVMGLEGDVSFVATDNWYIGGSASYVDATFDSGEQGPCVDASSLDLTDVGSVAMCDIGGNKLAPEPEWSISLNSEYALAVGDLGEYYLRGLYKYQGERQYDLLKDGDIDGYGVLNLYTGLRAVDGQWDVTLWVKNLTDEQRLARSSNYEYVPFLGDVQSEFRKAVMIPGRTVGLSLAYNFEL; encoded by the coding sequence ATGAAGTCACTGTTACAACTTGGAATGGACATGATCAATAATAATAAAATATGCTTAAAAAAATCCTTATTGGCGGCTGCGGTTAGCTTAGCAGGTTCGACTATCGCAGGCATGACGATGGCGGACTCTCTCGTCTTGGAGGAGGTTATCGTAGTCGGTGAGAAGCGCGCTCAGAGCATCCAGGATGTCGCCGGTTCGATCAGCGCTATTTCAAGCTCAGCACTAGACGAGTTGGCGATTACAGACTTTTCGCAAATTCAAGAGGTTGCCACCGGTTTAACGATGGACAAGGCTGATAGTCGCAAGCAGGCGATTGCCATGCGAGGTATTTCTGTCGACTCGAACTCGACCGGCTCTGCCCCGATAGATGTCTACTGGAATGATATGGCAGTGCGCACCAATGTCGCTTTCCAGGCTCTCTATGATATTGAACAGGTGGAAATCCTCAAGGGGCCTCAGGGGACTTTGCAGGGCAATACTTCGCCTGGTGGCGCAATTCACCTCTATAGTAAGAAACCTGAGATTGGTGCAACAGATGGTCGCCTGCTGCAGAGCTTTAGTGATAACGGTGGTAGCAATAGTCAGTTCGCGCTCAACCTGCCCATTAGTAGTGATAAATTAGCGATACGTGTTGCTGGCGTCTACGACGACAACGAAGGCCAGGAAATCAAGAATATTAAGAACGGTCAAAAAGAAGGCCATCGCAGCTCGGCGGGACGTATAGGCGTCAAGTTTCAACCGACAGATAGTTTCGATGCGACGTTGACCTATGATTACCTACGCTCGGAACACGAGCAGCCGGAGGCGGTGTTTGGTCAATTAGGGGAGGGCGTGCTACCGAGTGCTGCAGCTCAGGCACAGTATCTTGGTGGGAAACTACAAGCTTTAGATCCCTCGATGCCAGGCTATGCGACTATGTTGCAAAACCTTGGTCTCGGTCTAGTGGCTGCGCAAGGCGTACTCAATCCGGCTTATGATCGCGGGCAGTATGATAAAGAGGACCGTATCGCCCTTGGTGATACCAAAGTAGTGACCAGTGCGTTGAATCGACTCACGACGTTAGAGATGAATTATGAGGCCGTTGGCCATATATTCACCTCGGTGAGCGGTAAGCAGGATAATGTGCAGGATGATATACGTGACGATAGCGTGTTGGGGTCGCCGCCAGGCGCGCCGACTGTCGCCAATAACAATAACAGTACTTATGATACCAAGACGCAGGAGTTCCGAGTCGCTAATGCAGAAGGCCAGTTCTGGGACTATATTGCAGGTTTTTACTATGAAAATTTGAAATCTTATACATATTACGACGGCTATTATAGCGGCGTGAAGGCTTCATCGACGCAGATCCCAATTGAGACGACTGTTAAGGCGATATTTACCCACAACACATTGCACCTTAGTGATAGCACTGCTTTGGAGATTGGTTTGCGCTACCAAGAGCTTGAGCGTAATCAGCGTGCCGATGTTTATGTTGCCCCTTTCGACTTGAGCTCAGCGCCGTACCTCTCTCTGCTTGACGAGCAATACGTCAACAAGGAGAGTGATGCGCTGACGGGAACGCTGCGTCTCTCGCAACACCTCAGTGAAAGCGTCATGGTTTATGGCGCTTATAATCGTGCCTATCGCCCCGGCGGTATTACCATCACGCCGGATCAGTTAAACGATGATGCGCTGCTGTTCGATGAGGAGACCTCTGATACCATTGAGTTAGGGGTGAAAACGATGCTGATGGGAGGGCGCCTACAGCTCAATGGATCAGCTTACTATCAGGTCTTTGATGGTTTTCAGGCCTATAACGAATCGGTTGTCTATGTAACCGGGCAAGGCGCTATCGATAACGTTAAAGGTGGTGTCAGCCACAACGGCGATGCCACTGTAATGGGGCTAGAAGGTGACGTCAGCTTTGTGGCTACTGATAATTGGTATATCGGCGGTAGTGCTTCCTATGTCGACGCTACCTTCGACAGTGGTGAGCAGGGCCCCTGTGTCGATGCATCCTCACTGGATCTGACGGATGTTGGCAGCGTGGCCATGTGTGACATTGGTGGCAATAAGCTGGCGCCTGAACCGGAGTGGTCGATCAGTTTAAATAGTGAGTACGCACTCGCGGTCGGCGATTTAGGCGAGTATTACCTGCGAGGGCTCTACAAATACCAGGGTGAACGCCAATATGATCTATTGAAGGACGGCGACATTGACGGTTATGGCGTGTTGAATCTCTATACCGGTTTACGTGCAGTAGACGGTCAGTGGGATGTTACGCTTTGGGTGAAAAACCTAACGGATGAGCAGCGTTTAGCGCGGTCGTCTAACTATGAGTATGTGCCGTTCCTCGGTGATGTGCAAAGTGAGTTCCGCAAGGCGGTGATGATACCTGGCCGTACTGTGGGTCTATCACTGGCCTATAACTTCGAGCTATAA